One part of the Arthrobacter tumbae genome encodes these proteins:
- the glmM gene encoding phosphoglucosamine mutase, which translates to MTRLFGTDGVRGLANGLLTAELALQLAQAAAVVLGHRQSDGRRPTAVIARDPRISGDFIAAAVEAGLASAGVDVFDAGVLPTPAAAFLVADLNADFGVMISASHNPAPDNGIKFLARGGKKLDDALEDAIEAQLNAPRHRPVGPEVGRIQRFADAEDRYVVHLLQSLPHRLDGLKVVLDCANGAASGCSPQVFSDAGADIVVIGADPDGNNINDGCGSTHLEMLQAAVLEHGADLGIAHDGDADRCLAVDHEGTVVDGDQIMAIMAVALNSAGRLKDGTLVATVMSNLGLKLALREAGISLRETAVGDRYVLEGMRDGGFSLGGEQSGHVIFADYATTGDGVLTGLQLAAQVALTGRSLKELSTVMTKLPQVLINVKGVDKSSVNSDDEVQRAVRDAQESLGETGRVLLRPSGTEPVVRVMVEAADMATAERTAETLAAIVQNQLALEPA; encoded by the coding sequence ATGACTAGATTATTTGGGACCGACGGTGTCCGCGGTCTGGCGAACGGCCTCCTCACCGCAGAACTCGCTTTGCAGCTAGCCCAGGCTGCGGCCGTGGTGCTCGGGCACCGGCAATCCGATGGCAGGCGCCCCACCGCCGTCATCGCCCGGGATCCGCGTATCAGTGGCGACTTCATTGCCGCTGCCGTGGAAGCGGGTTTGGCGAGTGCCGGCGTCGACGTCTTTGACGCCGGGGTCCTGCCCACGCCCGCTGCGGCATTCCTCGTCGCGGACCTGAACGCTGACTTCGGCGTCATGATCTCCGCCTCGCACAACCCCGCACCGGACAACGGGATCAAGTTCCTTGCACGCGGCGGCAAGAAGCTCGACGACGCCCTTGAGGACGCGATCGAAGCTCAGCTGAACGCTCCGCGCCACCGCCCCGTCGGGCCGGAGGTCGGGCGGATCCAGCGCTTCGCGGATGCCGAGGACCGCTACGTGGTCCATCTCCTGCAGTCACTCCCGCACCGCCTCGACGGCCTCAAGGTGGTGCTCGATTGCGCCAATGGTGCGGCCAGCGGCTGCTCGCCCCAGGTGTTTTCCGACGCCGGCGCGGACATCGTGGTCATCGGCGCTGACCCGGACGGCAACAACATCAACGATGGCTGCGGGTCCACCCACCTTGAAATGCTCCAGGCCGCAGTGCTGGAACACGGCGCGGACCTCGGCATTGCGCATGACGGCGACGCCGACCGCTGCCTCGCAGTAGACCACGAGGGAACGGTGGTGGACGGCGACCAGATCATGGCGATCATGGCCGTTGCGCTCAACTCCGCCGGGCGCCTGAAGGACGGCACGCTGGTGGCCACAGTGATGAGCAACCTCGGCCTGAAGCTTGCCCTGCGTGAGGCCGGAATCAGCCTGCGCGAGACCGCTGTCGGTGACCGCTACGTACTCGAAGGCATGCGCGACGGCGGCTTCAGCCTCGGTGGCGAACAGTCCGGACACGTCATCTTCGCTGACTACGCAACCACGGGCGACGGCGTACTGACCGGGCTGCAGCTGGCGGCGCAGGTCGCGCTGACCGGCAGGAGCCTCAAGGAACTGTCGACCGTCATGACCAAGCTTCCCCAGGTGCTCATCAACGTCAAGGGTGTCGACAAGTCGAGTGTCAACAGCGACGACGAGGTACAGCGTGCCGTCCGCGACGCCCAGGAATCGCTTGGCGAAACCGGCCGCGTGCTGCTGCGTCCCTCCGGCACCGAACCGGTTGTCCGCGTCATGGTTGAAGCAGCCGATATGGCCACCGCCGAACGAACGGCCGAGACACTGGCCGCGATCGTGCAGAACCAGCTGGCGCTCGAACCCGCGTAG
- the glmS gene encoding glutamine--fructose-6-phosphate transaminase (isomerizing) produces the protein MCGIVGYVGRNNGASLNSAVLEDVDSNGSHGALDVVMEGLRRLEYRGYDSAGVAVLTDFGIQSRKKSGKLTNLIAELEAEPLPDSLTGIGHTRWATHGGPTDQNAHPHLADDGRLALIHNGIIENFAELKLELLDAGATFISDTDTEVAAVLLGSIYRRLADAGTEDTLTKAMQEASQRLEGAFTLLAIHQDAPDVVVASRRNSPLVVGLGEGENFLGSDVSGFIDFTRRAVELGQDQVVTITPDEVAITDFFGAPAEGKEFHVDWDAAAAEKGGYDSFMEKEINDQPDAVGQTLLGRTDAKGNLVLDELRIDESILRSVDKIVVLACGTSAYAGSVAKYAIEHWCRIPTEVELSHEFRYRDPIVNEKTLVVAISQSGETMDTLMAVRYAREQGAKVVAICNTNGSTIPRESDAVLYTHAGPEIAVASTKAFLAQITAAYLLGLYLAQLRGNKFRDEINAVLSDLNEMPAKIQQVLDNADAVKKLGRDMADAKSVLFLGRHVGFPVAMEGALKLKELAYIHAEGFAAGELKHGPIALIEEGQPVVVVLPSPRGRDSLHSKVVSNIQEIRARGAVTIVIAEEGDESVAAFSEHVIHVPQTSTLLAPLLTTVPLQIFALELASAKGYDVDQPRNLAKSVTVE, from the coding sequence ATGTGTGGAATCGTAGGATACGTAGGCCGGAACAACGGCGCATCACTGAACAGTGCGGTACTCGAGGATGTCGATTCGAACGGCAGCCACGGCGCCCTTGACGTTGTCATGGAGGGCCTGCGCCGGCTCGAATACCGCGGCTATGATTCCGCGGGGGTTGCGGTCCTGACGGATTTCGGCATCCAGTCGCGCAAGAAATCCGGCAAGCTGACCAACCTCATCGCTGAGCTCGAGGCAGAGCCGCTTCCCGATTCCCTCACCGGAATCGGCCACACCCGCTGGGCCACGCACGGCGGACCGACGGACCAGAACGCGCACCCCCACCTCGCGGACGACGGCCGGCTCGCCCTCATCCACAACGGCATCATCGAGAACTTCGCCGAGCTGAAGCTTGAGCTCCTCGACGCCGGCGCCACCTTCATCTCCGACACCGACACCGAGGTTGCCGCAGTGCTGCTGGGCAGCATCTACCGCCGCCTCGCGGACGCCGGGACCGAGGACACGCTGACCAAGGCCATGCAGGAAGCCTCCCAGCGCCTCGAAGGCGCCTTTACGCTGCTTGCCATCCACCAGGATGCACCCGACGTCGTTGTGGCCTCCCGCCGCAACTCCCCGCTGGTTGTGGGCCTGGGCGAGGGCGAGAACTTCCTCGGCTCGGATGTCTCGGGCTTCATCGACTTCACCCGCCGCGCTGTGGAGCTGGGCCAGGACCAGGTTGTCACCATCACTCCTGACGAGGTTGCGATCACCGATTTCTTCGGGGCTCCCGCCGAGGGCAAGGAATTCCACGTCGACTGGGACGCCGCCGCAGCAGAAAAGGGCGGTTACGACTCCTTCATGGAGAAGGAAATCAATGACCAGCCCGACGCCGTCGGGCAGACCCTGCTGGGCCGCACCGACGCCAAGGGAAACCTGGTGCTGGACGAGCTCCGGATCGATGAGTCCATCCTGCGCTCGGTGGACAAGATTGTTGTCCTCGCCTGCGGAACCTCCGCGTACGCCGGCTCGGTGGCCAAGTACGCCATCGAACACTGGTGCCGCATCCCCACCGAGGTGGAGCTCTCCCACGAGTTCCGTTACCGGGACCCCATCGTGAACGAGAAGACCCTCGTGGTTGCCATCTCCCAGTCCGGCGAGACCATGGACACCCTCATGGCGGTCCGGTACGCCCGCGAACAGGGTGCCAAGGTGGTTGCCATCTGCAACACCAACGGGTCCACGATCCCGCGTGAGTCGGACGCCGTGCTGTACACGCACGCCGGGCCGGAGATCGCCGTCGCATCCACCAAGGCCTTCCTGGCGCAGATCACCGCCGCGTACCTGCTCGGCCTTTACCTGGCCCAGCTGCGTGGCAACAAGTTCCGCGACGAGATCAACGCCGTCCTGAGCGACCTCAACGAGATGCCCGCGAAGATCCAGCAGGTCCTCGACAACGCGGACGCCGTCAAGAAGCTCGGCCGGGACATGGCAGATGCCAAGTCCGTGCTGTTCCTCGGTCGCCACGTCGGATTCCCGGTAGCCATGGAAGGCGCGCTCAAACTCAAGGAACTCGCCTACATCCACGCCGAGGGGTTTGCCGCCGGCGAGCTCAAACACGGCCCGATCGCGCTGATCGAGGAGGGCCAGCCCGTCGTCGTCGTCCTGCCGTCCCCCCGCGGCCGGGACTCACTGCACTCCAAGGTGGTCTCCAACATCCAGGAGATCCGCGCCCGCGGTGCCGTCACCATTGTGATCGCCGAGGAGGGCGACGAGTCCGTGGCAGCGTTCTCCGAGCACGTCATCCACGTGCCGCAGACGTCCACGCTGCTGGCGCCCCTGCTCACCACGGTTCCGCTGCAGATCTTCGCCCTTGAACTGGCATCAGCCAAGGGCTATGACGTTGACCAGCCCCGCAACCTGGCCAAGTCCGTCACGGTCGAGTAG
- the glgX gene encoding glycogen debranching protein GlgX: MELWPGDAYPLGATYDGTGTNFALYSEVAEKVELCLIDDDGSETRVAFKEVDGYVWHGYLPHVVPGQKYGYRVHGPNNPAEGNRCNPNKLLLDPYAKAIHGEYDWDQALFGYNFGDENSVNNDDSAAHTMLGVVINPFFDWDGDRMPRTPYHQSVIYEAHVKGLTQLHPDVPEEQRGTYAGVAHPSVIAHLQKLGVTAIELMPVHQFVNDSTLQDKGLSNYWGYNTIGFFAPHNAYGSTGDEGEQVQEFKAMVRELHLAGIEVILDVVYNHTAEGNHMGPTLSMRGIDNASYYRLVEDDKQYYMDTTGTGNSLNVGNPHSLQLLMDSLRYWVTEMHVDGFRFDLASALAREFYEVDRLSAFFELVQQDPIVSQVKLIAEPWDVGPGGYQVGNFPPQWTEWNGKYRDTVRDFWRGEPSSIGEFAARLTGSADLYEHSARRPVASINFVTAHDGFTLRDLVSYNEKHNEANGEDNNDGESHNRSWNCGEEGPSDDPVVQSLRVRQQRNIIATLLLSQGVPMISHGDELGRTQEGNNNTYCQDSELSWVHWDNLDQPLLEFTAAVNRLRSEHPTFRRRRFFDGRPVRRGEGEALPDIVWLDTAGELMAPEDWDSGFGRSIGVFLNGDGIRGRDQRGQRITDSNFLLYFNANDKAVTFTVPSEEYGPMWDEVIDTAGVYADSEPIAAGKEVTVEAKAMVVLRAHAEVEEPDHSVAASLAILANENTSRAGSA, translated from the coding sequence ATGGAACTGTGGCCAGGAGATGCCTATCCGTTGGGGGCAACCTATGACGGCACGGGGACCAATTTCGCGCTCTACAGCGAGGTCGCCGAGAAGGTGGAGCTGTGCCTGATCGACGATGACGGCTCTGAAACCCGCGTCGCCTTCAAGGAAGTCGACGGGTACGTCTGGCACGGCTACCTTCCGCACGTGGTTCCCGGACAGAAGTACGGCTACCGGGTTCACGGTCCCAACAACCCGGCTGAGGGCAACCGCTGCAACCCGAACAAGCTGCTCCTGGACCCCTACGCCAAGGCAATCCACGGCGAGTACGACTGGGATCAGGCGCTGTTCGGTTACAACTTCGGCGACGAGAATTCCGTCAACAATGACGATTCAGCCGCTCACACCATGTTGGGCGTCGTCATCAACCCGTTCTTCGACTGGGACGGCGACCGCATGCCGCGCACGCCGTATCACCAATCCGTGATCTACGAGGCACACGTCAAGGGCCTCACACAGCTGCACCCCGATGTTCCGGAGGAACAGCGCGGCACCTACGCCGGTGTAGCGCACCCGTCCGTCATCGCGCACCTCCAGAAGCTCGGCGTCACCGCCATCGAGCTGATGCCGGTTCACCAGTTTGTCAATGACAGCACGCTGCAGGACAAGGGCCTGTCCAACTACTGGGGCTACAACACCATCGGGTTCTTCGCACCGCACAACGCCTATGGCTCCACCGGCGATGAGGGCGAGCAGGTCCAGGAATTCAAGGCGATGGTGCGGGAACTGCACCTCGCCGGCATTGAGGTCATCCTCGACGTCGTCTACAACCACACCGCGGAGGGCAACCACATGGGGCCCACCCTCTCCATGCGCGGGATCGACAACGCGTCCTACTACCGCCTGGTGGAGGACGACAAGCAGTACTACATGGACACCACGGGTACGGGTAACTCGCTGAACGTCGGCAACCCTCACTCCCTGCAGCTGCTCATGGACTCGCTGCGGTACTGGGTCACCGAGATGCACGTGGACGGCTTCCGGTTTGACCTTGCCTCGGCGCTGGCCCGTGAGTTCTACGAGGTGGACAGGCTGTCGGCATTCTTCGAACTGGTGCAGCAGGACCCGATCGTCTCCCAGGTCAAGCTCATTGCAGAGCCATGGGACGTTGGTCCCGGCGGATACCAGGTGGGTAACTTCCCGCCGCAGTGGACTGAGTGGAACGGCAAGTACCGGGACACTGTGCGTGACTTCTGGCGTGGTGAGCCCTCCAGCATCGGCGAATTCGCTGCGCGGCTGACAGGATCAGCGGACCTGTATGAGCACTCGGCACGCCGTCCCGTCGCCTCGATCAATTTCGTCACCGCCCATGATGGCTTCACTCTCCGGGACCTCGTGTCCTACAACGAGAAGCACAACGAGGCCAACGGTGAGGACAACAACGACGGTGAATCACACAACCGCTCCTGGAACTGCGGCGAGGAAGGCCCGTCCGATGATCCGGTAGTGCAGTCGCTGCGCGTCCGGCAGCAGCGCAACATCATCGCAACCCTTCTGCTCTCGCAGGGTGTGCCGATGATCTCCCACGGTGACGAGCTCGGCCGCACGCAGGAGGGAAACAACAACACGTACTGCCAGGACTCCGAACTGTCCTGGGTGCACTGGGACAACCTCGACCAACCGCTGCTCGAATTCACTGCGGCAGTCAACCGGCTCCGTTCTGAGCACCCGACTTTCCGCCGTCGTCGTTTCTTCGATGGGCGTCCCGTCCGCCGCGGTGAGGGCGAAGCGCTGCCGGACATCGTCTGGCTGGACACAGCGGGCGAACTGATGGCACCTGAGGACTGGGACTCCGGGTTTGGCCGTTCCATCGGTGTCTTCCTCAACGGGGACGGCATCCGCGGCCGCGATCAGCGGGGCCAGCGCATCACCGATTCGAACTTCCTGCTGTACTTCAACGCCAATGACAAGGCCGTGACGTTCACAGTGCCGTCGGAGGAGTACGGGCCCATGTGGGATGAGGTCATCGACACGGCCGGCGTCTACGCGGATTCGGAGCCCATAGCGGCCGGCAAGGAAGTCACAGTGGAAGCGAAGGCAATGGTGGTGCTGCGGGCGCATGCAGAGGTGGAGGAACCGGATCACTCGGTCGCGGCCTCCCTGGCCATCCTCGCCAACGAGAACACATCGCGGGCCGGCTCAGCCTGA
- a CDS encoding M15 family metallopeptidase: MSPSAQPTAAPSVAASTSPPATVPAPPAEAAELGDPTSVSVVVNKQRPLNPIDYFPSGLVLPAVPLAVAEPNALLRGDTAAAVEELFTAAANDGVSLTLVSGYRSFQDQVSTYEHWVAEYGGDTAAADRISARAGFSEHQTGLAFDVGQDDGACTLSSCFADTAAGQWMAANAHRFGFILRYPVGADGITGFSGEAWHYRYVGVELAQAMREDGVATLEEHFGLPPAPGY; this comes from the coding sequence GTGTCTCCATCTGCGCAACCCACCGCCGCGCCGAGTGTCGCGGCTTCCACCTCTCCGCCGGCCACTGTTCCTGCACCGCCTGCAGAGGCGGCCGAACTGGGCGACCCGACGTCGGTGAGCGTCGTCGTCAACAAGCAGCGCCCGCTCAATCCGATCGACTACTTTCCTTCCGGACTGGTGCTGCCGGCGGTTCCGCTCGCGGTGGCGGAGCCCAATGCCCTGCTGCGCGGTGATACGGCTGCCGCTGTGGAGGAGTTGTTCACAGCTGCAGCGAACGACGGCGTGAGCCTCACCCTGGTCAGCGGGTACCGGTCCTTCCAGGACCAGGTCTCCACCTATGAGCACTGGGTGGCAGAGTACGGCGGTGACACGGCGGCGGCTGACCGCATCTCGGCACGCGCCGGGTTCTCGGAACACCAGACAGGGCTCGCGTTCGATGTAGGACAGGACGACGGCGCGTGCACCCTGTCCTCCTGCTTCGCTGACACTGCGGCCGGCCAGTGGATGGCGGCCAACGCGCACCGGTTCGGATTCATCCTGAGGTACCCGGTGGGCGCGGACGGCATCACCGGCTTCTCCGGCGAGGCCTGGCACTACCGCTACGTCGGCGTCGAACTGGCACAGGCCATGCGGGAGGACGGCGTGGCGACGCTCGAGGAGCACTTCGGCCTTCCCCCGGCGCCCGGGTACTAA
- a CDS encoding Fic family protein translates to MVVSLPPLIAAQDYYPERDTLVALEEAAVAVASLDATSGSRMAAISGFLLRSESVSSSKIEHVEAPRDDYARAAIGIKASANARSMVAATDAIQAMIDGAGSKGTISLDQILKAHHLLMKDDPVDFKYAGRFRDVQNWIGGSDYSPRDAIHVPPPPELVDDLMDDLIVFSNRVDLPVMAQAAIAHAQFETVHPFTDGNGRIGRALIGAVCRRRRLTTRTVTPIASAMVADVQRYFDLVNAYRTGDVDPFVKYLAVSAVRATDAARASIAELEELPGIWEEAAKPRRGSADEKMIAALLEHPVVEAHTAAHIAGVTLNAVYASLERLTEAGVIAPITRGKRDRAWAATEVLDEVDRLSARLAHK, encoded by the coding sequence GTGGTGGTATCCCTGCCGCCACTGATCGCCGCTCAGGATTACTACCCGGAAAGGGACACACTGGTCGCGCTGGAAGAGGCCGCCGTTGCTGTCGCTTCCCTGGACGCTACTTCCGGCTCACGCATGGCGGCGATCAGCGGTTTTCTCCTCAGGAGCGAGTCTGTCTCTTCCTCGAAGATTGAACATGTAGAAGCGCCACGGGATGACTACGCGCGGGCAGCAATCGGGATTAAAGCCAGCGCGAACGCCCGTTCAATGGTCGCTGCCACAGACGCCATCCAGGCCATGATCGACGGAGCTGGTTCCAAGGGCACAATCTCGCTGGATCAGATATTGAAGGCTCACCACCTGCTCATGAAGGACGATCCGGTCGACTTCAAGTACGCCGGCCGCTTTCGCGATGTCCAGAACTGGATCGGCGGTTCTGACTACTCTCCGCGCGACGCCATTCATGTGCCCCCTCCGCCGGAACTCGTCGACGATCTCATGGACGACCTGATTGTATTCAGCAACAGGGTCGACCTGCCGGTCATGGCCCAGGCAGCCATCGCGCACGCACAATTCGAGACCGTGCACCCATTCACCGACGGCAACGGCAGGATCGGACGAGCCCTCATCGGCGCTGTCTGCCGCCGCCGTCGGCTGACCACCAGAACGGTTACCCCAATCGCCTCCGCCATGGTCGCCGACGTCCAGCGGTACTTCGATCTGGTCAATGCCTACAGGACTGGCGATGTCGACCCGTTCGTGAAGTACCTGGCGGTCTCGGCGGTAAGGGCGACTGACGCCGCCCGCGCATCGATTGCCGAGCTGGAAGAGCTACCCGGCATCTGGGAGGAAGCCGCAAAGCCACGGCGCGGTTCTGCTGATGAGAAAATGATCGCCGCTCTGCTGGAGCACCCTGTCGTCGAAGCGCACACGGCTGCCCACATCGCAGGTGTCACCCTGAATGCCGTGTATGCCAGCTTGGAGCGGCTGACAGAAGCCGGAGTCATCGCGCCTATCACCCGGGGCAAGCGGGACCGTGCCTGGGCGGCCACCGAGGTGCTCGACGAGGTTGATCGGCTGAGCGCTCGCTTGGCACACAAGTAA
- the mscL gene encoding large conductance mechanosensitive channel protein MscL, which yields MINGFKNFIMKGNVIDLAVAVVIGAAFGAVVKSLVENILMPLISALVGAPNFDDFAKVTINGNEILFGMFLTAVVNFLLIAAAVYFVIVMPMNKLIERRDRKLNLEEKVEEVDPQVALLTEIRDSLKQRSV from the coding sequence ATGATCAACGGATTCAAAAATTTCATCATGAAGGGCAACGTCATTGACCTGGCTGTTGCCGTGGTTATCGGCGCCGCGTTCGGGGCGGTGGTGAAGTCGCTCGTCGAGAACATTCTCATGCCCCTGATCTCGGCGCTGGTTGGCGCGCCCAACTTCGACGATTTTGCGAAGGTGACCATCAACGGCAACGAGATCCTGTTCGGGATGTTCCTCACCGCCGTCGTTAATTTCCTCCTGATTGCAGCCGCTGTCTACTTCGTGATCGTGATGCCGATGAACAAGCTGATCGAGCGGCGCGACCGCAAGCTGAACCTCGAAGAAAAGGTTGAAGAGGTTGACCCGCAGGTTGCGCTCCTGACAGAGATCCGCGACAGCCTCAAGCAGCGTTCCGTTTAA
- a CDS encoding holo-ACP synthase: MIIGIGVDVVDVARFERQIERTPGLRERLFVAAERGLNTRSLAARFAAKEAVAKALGAPAGMNWQDCWIGLDANGSPTVQVSGTVKAVAQARGVNRWHLSLSHDGGVATAMVVAEGEYPETTR, translated from the coding sequence GTGATCATCGGTATCGGCGTGGACGTCGTGGACGTGGCCCGGTTCGAGCGCCAGATCGAGCGCACGCCCGGGCTGCGTGAGCGTCTGTTCGTCGCGGCCGAGCGCGGGCTCAACACCCGCTCGCTGGCCGCCCGGTTCGCCGCGAAGGAAGCGGTGGCCAAGGCGCTCGGCGCTCCGGCCGGCATGAACTGGCAGGACTGCTGGATCGGCCTTGACGCCAACGGCAGCCCAACGGTCCAGGTATCCGGCACGGTCAAGGCTGTTGCCCAGGCGCGCGGAGTGAACCGCTGGCACCTGTCACTCAGCCACGACGGCGGGGTCGCAACCGCCATGGTGGTGGCCGAAGGGGAATATCCGGAGACCACCCGGTAG
- a CDS encoding NAD(P)H-hydrate epimerase, producing the protein MLSAYTGNQVRAAESPLLEAGLGDELMQRAAHGLAQACAAELQATGGSYGRVVVVLAGSGNNGGDALYAGARLQQRGAGTTAVLTSDRVHTDALAAFRAAGGRVEHLTAATQDRVLERVVAADLVIDGILGTGGVGGLRGAAADLIGRVNARGVAGRVVACDVPSGVNADTGESSGEVLAADLTVTFGGLKSGLLAGAGARAAGRVTTIDIGLAETLPEPTVYSLEPADFRHLYARPQPADHKYSRGVLGIAAGSALYPGAAVLATGAALATGVGMIRFLGPAPVTTLINTVHPEAVCSHGSVSDSHVQAWLVGPGAAEDPGQRQRARDAIASGLPTVVDAGALPLLPEAVGSHVILTPHAGELAALLERRGETMERQAIEAAPVDYARRAAEATGATVLLKGYTTVVAAPDGTVFSQANATPWLATAGSGDTLAGILGALVATNARNNDAGAPLALPSSSRWAALAAAAAMLHGLAGQRAAKRGPIVVSDLPRHIGRAIHELLRDPPVYTG; encoded by the coding sequence ATGCTTAGTGCTTATACCGGGAATCAGGTCCGGGCCGCGGAATCCCCGCTGCTCGAGGCCGGTCTCGGGGATGAGCTGATGCAGCGTGCTGCGCACGGCCTCGCACAGGCCTGCGCAGCGGAACTTCAGGCGACCGGCGGCAGCTACGGCCGCGTCGTCGTCGTACTGGCCGGCAGCGGCAACAACGGGGGAGACGCGCTTTACGCCGGCGCCCGCCTGCAGCAGCGCGGAGCGGGTACGACGGCGGTACTCACCTCCGATCGCGTGCACACCGACGCGCTGGCCGCCTTCCGCGCCGCCGGCGGGCGGGTCGAACACCTCACCGCGGCTACCCAGGACCGTGTGCTTGAACGGGTGGTTGCAGCTGACCTGGTGATCGACGGCATTCTCGGTACGGGCGGCGTCGGTGGACTGCGCGGTGCGGCGGCTGACCTGATCGGACGGGTCAACGCGCGCGGAGTGGCCGGGCGGGTCGTTGCATGCGACGTTCCGAGCGGCGTCAACGCAGACACTGGCGAGTCCTCCGGTGAAGTTCTGGCAGCGGACCTCACCGTCACCTTCGGCGGGTTGAAGTCCGGCCTGCTGGCCGGCGCCGGAGCACGCGCCGCCGGACGGGTCACAACCATCGACATCGGACTCGCTGAAACGCTCCCCGAACCCACTGTCTATTCGCTGGAGCCCGCCGACTTCCGGCACCTCTATGCACGGCCGCAACCGGCTGACCACAAGTACAGCCGCGGCGTCCTGGGGATTGCCGCCGGGTCCGCGCTGTACCCCGGGGCAGCCGTTTTGGCCACCGGAGCGGCGCTGGCCACCGGCGTCGGCATGATCCGGTTCCTGGGGCCCGCCCCGGTGACTACCCTCATCAACACCGTCCATCCGGAGGCGGTCTGCTCCCACGGCTCAGTCTCCGATTCCCATGTGCAAGCGTGGCTCGTAGGGCCGGGCGCCGCCGAGGACCCGGGTCAGCGGCAGCGGGCCCGCGACGCCATTGCCTCCGGATTGCCCACCGTGGTTGACGCCGGAGCGCTCCCGCTGTTGCCGGAGGCGGTCGGTAGCCACGTGATTCTCACGCCCCACGCGGGCGAGCTGGCGGCACTGCTCGAACGCCGCGGGGAGACCATGGAACGGCAGGCCATTGAGGCAGCTCCCGTGGATTATGCCCGTCGTGCCGCCGAGGCGACCGGCGCCACCGTCCTGCTGAAGGGCTACACCACGGTGGTGGCCGCGCCGGACGGCACGGTTTTCAGCCAGGCCAACGCCACGCCGTGGCTCGCCACGGCCGGCTCGGGAGACACCCTCGCGGGGATCCTGGGCGCGCTGGTTGCCACCAACGCCCGCAATAACGACGCCGGTGCCCCCCTGGCGCTCCCGTCGTCGTCGCGCTGGGCTGCGCTGGCAGCAGCTGCGGCGATGCTGCATGGCCTGGCCGGTCAGCGCGCGGCGAAGCGCGGACCGATTGTGGTGAGTGACCTGCCGCGCCACATCGGGCGCGCCATCCACGAACTGCTGCGGGATCCGCCCGTCTATACCGGGTAA
- the coaA gene encoding type I pantothenate kinase: MSWPGGRIHRVSEQSPGTGPTATVDAGVTPFVELERQTWSRLSNEIESPLNVEDILRLRGLGDALNLDEVREVYLPLSRLLSLYVAAAGELHAATNTFLGETTTRTPFVIGVAGSVAVGKSTTARVLRELLRRWPGTPNVELVTTDGFLYPNEELERRGLMQRKGFPESYDRRRLLRFVSEVKSGAEEVRAPWYSHLTYNIVPGREVVVRRPDVLIVEGLNVLAPARMRADGRSGLALSDFFDFSIYVDAKTSYIEEWYVQRFQSLRSGAFANPESYFHRYASLTDEEARETALGIWQRINEPNLMANVLPTRGRATLVLTKEADHSIRRMLLRKT; this comes from the coding sequence ATGTCCTGGCCAGGGGGCAGAATTCACAGGGTGAGTGAGCAATCTCCCGGTACCGGGCCCACAGCGACGGTGGATGCCGGGGTCACCCCGTTCGTTGAACTCGAGCGTCAGACGTGGTCACGGCTGTCCAATGAGATCGAGTCGCCGCTCAACGTCGAGGACATCCTCCGTCTGCGCGGGCTGGGAGACGCACTCAACCTCGACGAGGTGCGCGAGGTCTACCTCCCGCTCTCCCGGCTGCTCTCCCTGTATGTGGCTGCCGCCGGTGAACTGCACGCCGCCACGAATACCTTCCTGGGCGAGACCACCACCCGGACGCCGTTCGTGATCGGTGTGGCCGGCTCAGTGGCGGTCGGCAAGTCCACCACTGCCCGCGTACTGCGCGAGCTCCTCCGCCGCTGGCCCGGCACACCCAACGTTGAGCTGGTAACCACGGACGGCTTCCTCTATCCCAACGAGGAACTGGAACGGCGCGGGCTGATGCAGCGGAAGGGCTTCCCGGAGTCTTATGACCGCCGTCGTCTGCTGCGCTTCGTCAGCGAAGTCAAGAGCGGCGCCGAGGAGGTCCGCGCCCCCTGGTACTCGCACCTGACGTACAACATCGTGCCCGGTCGTGAGGTGGTGGTCCGCCGGCCGGACGTGCTGATTGTGGAGGGCCTGAACGTTCTAGCGCCGGCGCGCATGAGGGCGGACGGCCGGTCCGGGCTTGCGCTGAGCGATTTCTTTGATTTTTCCATCTACGTGGACGCGAAAACCTCCTATATTGAGGAGTGGTACGTCCAGCGTTTCCAGTCGCTGCGCAGCGGCGCCTTCGCCAACCCGGAGTCCTACTTCCACCGGTATGCCTCACTCACCGACGAGGAGGCCCGCGAGACCGCGCTTGGCATCTGGCAACGCATCAACGAGCCGAACCTGATGGCCAATGTCCTTCCCACCCGCGGCCGCGCCACCCTGGTACTCACCAAGGAAGCCGACCACTCGATCCGAAGAATGCTGCTACGAAAGACCTGA